From the genome of Papaver somniferum cultivar HN1 chromosome 2, ASM357369v1, whole genome shotgun sequence, one region includes:
- the LOC113348601 gene encoding phospholipase A I-like isoform X3, with product MSWGLGWKRSSEIFHLTLVYGDNDNDSNSNNADETTPRSSSVSSASSSVSAAGSFQYEPGLRVELDWSAGDDEDQIALRLQSQLMVASPPPQDSVVVEINHKVDSGDDDGEDNVGVDMKVVRRREPLRLIILSKTVGSGQQSDGVGVLTRLIRSNLEGSPGIDDGALGFSEHWKSVTCLSISGCSLSVLPVELTRLPLLERLYLDNNKLTHLPPELGELRTLKVLTVDYNMLASVPAVELRQCVGLVELSLEHNKLVRPLLDFRAMSELCILRLFGNPLEFLPEILPLHKLRHLSLANIRIEGNDSLKSVQVRIEMENGSYFIASRHKLSAFFSLIFRFSSCHHPLLASALAKIMQDHGNRIVVGKDENAVRQLISMMSSDNQHVIEQASSALSALAADVSVAMQLMKSDIMRPIQSLLRSVAPEELKSVLQVVVNLAFASDAVARKILTKDVLRSLKVLCAHRDSEVQRLALLAVGNLGFCIENRRTLVTSESLRELLLRLMVASDQRVYKAAARALAILGENENLRRTLRGRPIAKQGLRILAMDGGGMKGLATVQMLKQIEQGTGKRIHEMFDLICGTSTGGMLAVALGIKQMSLDECEEIYKKLGKLVFAEPTPKDNEAATWREKLDQLYKSSSQSFRVVVHGSKHSADQFERLLKEMCADEEGDLLIESAVKSIPKVFVVATLVSVAPAQPFLFRNYQYPAGIQERPLGTTEITSGSAVGTDGTGTQAGFKHCAFIGSCKHHIWQAIRASSAAPYYLDDFSDDVNRWQDGAIVANNPAIFAIREAQLLWPDAKIDCLVSIGCGSVPIKVRKGGWRYLDTGQVLIESACSTERVEEALNALLPLLPEIQYFRFEPVDERCDMELDETDPALWLKLEGATQEYMEEYSEAFKNVCDRLLLLHEEKSSDKMNSPYGRKTTLSNTVIDENSPSLGWRRMVLLVEASHSPDSGRAVYHARSLETFSARTGIRLSCINKISGFSKSAPATTFATPFASPLFTGSFPSSPLLYSPEVASQRVNRIDLVPPLSLDECQTGKSPGSPPKSPMRPRELSAPVQSLQEKLQSSPQVGIIHLALQNDAVGSILSWQNDVFVVAEPGELADRFLRSVKLSFMSMVKGRNRKETTALSKISTVADLIAYKPNFQIGCVVHRYIGRQTQVMEDDQEIGAYMFRRTVPSIHLSPDDVRWMIGAWRDRIIICSGAFGPTPSLVKAFLDSGAKAVICPSTKPPETQSATFHGSVEFNTLDNGRFEIGDEETEEEDMQQQPQQPPSPVSDWEDSDPDKAQELVDDEEELSRFICLLYDTLFREGARVDVALQHALASHPNLRFSCHLPSIP from the exons ATGTCATGGGGATTAGGATGGAAGAGATCTTCAGAAATATTTCATTTAACATTGGTATACGGTGATAATGATAACGATAGTAATAGTAATAATGCAGATGAAACAACACCTCGttcatcttcagtttcatcagcatcatcatctGTATCTGCTGCTGGTTCTTTTCAATATGAACCAGGTTTACGTGTTGAATTAGATTGGTCTGCTGGTGATGATGAAGATCAAATTGCACTTAGGTTGCAATCTCAACTTATGGTTGCTTCACCACCACCACAAGATTCTGTTGTTGTTGAAATTAATCACAAAGTTGATAGTGGTGATGATGACGGAGAAGATAATGTTGGTGTTGATATGAAAGTTGTTAGAAGAAGAGAACCATTACGGTTGATTATTTTGTCAAAGACTGTTGGATCAGGACAACAGAGTGATGGTGTTGGGGTTTTAACTCGTTTGATTCGGTCTAATTTGGAAGGATCGCCGGGGATTGATGACGGAGCTCTCGGTTTCTCCGAGCATTGGAAATCTGTTACTTGTTTAAGTATCTCTGGATGCAGTTTATCG GTATTGCCGGTGGAGTTAACCCGTCTGCCCCTTCTTGAGAGGCTATACcttgataataataaactaacaCACCTCCCCCCCGAGCTTGGTGAACTGAGAACTTTGAAAGTACTAACGGTTGACTACAACATGCTGGCATCTGTACCTG CAGTCGAGCTCAGGCAGTGCGTTGGATTAGTGGAGTTGTCCCTGGAACATAACAAACTGGTCCGCCCTCTTCTTGATTTCAG AGCTATGTCAGAGTTATGTATTCTTAGGCTATTTGGCAATCCCCTTGAGTTTTTACCGGAAATATTGCCCTTACACAAGCTCCGCCACTTATCTCTTGCAAATATAAGGATCGAAGGAAATGACAGTTTGAAATCTGTACAAGTACGAATTGAG ATGGAGAACGGTTCCTACTTCATTGCATCTAGACACAAATTGAGTGCTTTCTTCTCGCTTATTTTCCGATTTTCTTCTTGTCATCATCCTTTACTAGCATCTGCACTGGCCAAAATCATGCAAGATCATGGGAATCGAATCGTTGTTGGTAAAGATGAGAACGCCGTGCGGCAACTCATAAGTATGATGAGCAGTGATAACCAACATGTG ATTGAACAAGCAAGCTCTGCTCTTTCAGCACTAGCAGCAGATGTTTCTGTTGCCATGCAGTTGATGAAATCGGACATCATGCGGCCCATTCAGTCATTATTGAGATCTGTGGCCCCAGAAGAATTAAAATCTGTGTTGCAAGTTGTGGTTAACTTGGCTTTTGCTTCTGATGCTGTTGCTCGAAAGATATTAACCAAAGATGTTTTGAGATCTCTGAAAGTTTTATGTGCCCACAGAGACAGTGAG GTGCAACGATTAGCTCTTCTTGCTGTCGGTAACTTGGGCTTCTGTATAGAGAACCGTCGCACTCTAGTTACTTCCGAAAGTCTGCGTGAACTTTTGCTACGCCTGATGGTGGCATCCGATCAGCGCGTGTATAAAGCTGCTGCACGTGCTTTGGCGATCCTCG GGGAGAATGAGAATCTCAGGCGAACGTTGAGAGGAAGGCCAATTGCAAAGCAAGGTTTGCGTATACTTGCAATGGATGGCGGGGGAATGAAAGGTCTAGCAACTGTCCAGATGCTTAAACAGATTGAGCAAGGAACAGGGAAGCGCATACATGAGATGTTTGACCTCATATGTGGCACATCCACTGGTGGTATGCTTGCTGTTGCTCTTGGAATCAAACAGATGAGCTTGGATGAGTGCGAAGAGATATACAAGAAGCTTG GGAAACTTGTGTTTGCTGAACCTACCCCCAAGGACAACGAAGCTGCAACTTGGAGGGAAAAGCTGGATCAACTCTACAAAAGCTCATCTCAGAGCTTTAGAGTTGTCGTACACGGGTCTAAA CACAGTGCTGATCAATTTGAGCGATTGCTGAAAGAGATGTGTGCTGATGAGGAAGGTGACCTTTTAATAGAATCGGCTGTGAAAAGCATTCCCAAAGTTTTTGTAGTGGCGACACTCGTGAGTGTAGCACCAGCGCAGCCTTTTCTGTTCCGTAATTATCAG TATCCTGCAGGCATCCAGGAGAGACCTCTTGGAACAACAGAAATTACAAGTGGCTCTGCTGTTGGGACAGATGGTACTGGTACTCAAGCTGGATTTAAGCATTGTGCTTTTATTGGAAGCTGTAAGCATCATATATGGCAGGCTATCAGAGCATCATCAGCTGCTCCATATTATCTTGACGATTTCTCAGATG ATGTGAACCGCTGGCAAGACGGTGCAATTGTGGCAAATAATCCAGCTATTTTTGCCATAAGAGAGGCACAACTGCTGTGGCCTGATGCAAAAATTGACTGTTTAGTCTCTATTGGATGTGGTTCTGTGCCGATAAAG GTTCGAAAAGGTGGGTGGCGTTATCTGGATACTGGGCAGGTTTTGATTGAGAGTGCATGCTCAACGGAACGAGTGGAGGAAGCATTAAATGCATTGTTACCGTTGCTTCCTGAAATACAATATTTTCGATTTGAACCAG TTGACGAACGATGTGATATGGAGCTGGACGAGACTGATCCTGCTTTATGGCTTAAGTTGGAAGGTGCCACACAGGAATACATGGAGGAATATTCAGAGGCCTTCAAAAATGTATGTGATAGATTACTTCTTCTTCACGAAGAAAAATCGTCAGACAAGATGAATTCTCCATATGGTCGTAAAACAACCCTTTCAAACACGG TGATAGATGAGAATAGCCCTTCTTTGGGTTGGAGGCGTATGGTGCTGCTTGTGGAAGCTTCTCATAGTCCTGATTCAGGGAGAGCAGTTTATCATGCCCGGTCCCTGGAGACATTTTCTGCCCGAACTGGCATAAGGTTATCTTGTATAAATAAAATTTCGGGGTTCTCAAAGTCTGCACCTGCAACAACTTTTGCTACGCCATTTGCTTCACCTTTGTTTACTGGAAGCTTCCCGTCAAGTCCACTTCTATACAGTCCTGAAGTTGCTTCACAGAGGGTTAACCGAATAGATTTAGTCCCTCCACTAAGCTTGGACGAGTGCCAAACTGGAAAATCACCTGGTTCACCACCAAAATCTCCTATGCGGCCTAGAGAGCTCTCAGCTCCTGTCCAATCTTTGCAGGAAAAACTTCAAAGTTCACCGCAAGTGGGCATTATACATTTGGCCCTTCAAAATGATGCTGTGGGCTCAATATTGAG TTGGCAAAATGATGTTTTTGTGGTTGCTGAACCCGGGGAACTGGCAGATAGATTTCTACGAAGTGTTAAATTAAGTTTTATGTCAATGGTCAAGGGTCGCAACAGGAAAGAAACAACAGCCTTATCAAAAATTTCAACTGTAGCTGATCTGATTGCATACAAGCCGAATTTCCAGATCGGGTGTGTCGTCCATAGGTATATTGGACGACAAACTCAA GTCATGGAGGATGACCAGGAAATTGGGGCATATATGTTCCGCCGAACAGTGCCATCGATTCACTTATCGCCAGATGATGTTCGTTGGATG ATTGGAGCATGGAGAGACAGAATAATAATCTGCAGTGGGGCATTCGGACCTACCCCAAGTTTAGTGAAGGCGTTTCTTGATAGTGGTGCCAAAGCTGTTATTTGTCCATCAACAAAACCACCAGAGACACAGTCGGCAACGTTTCATGGTTCAGTTGAATTCAACACCCTAGATAACGGGAGATTTGAGATTGGAGATGAGGAAACAGAAGAGGAAGATATGCAACAGCAACCACAGCAACCCCCAAGTCCAGTCAGTGACTGGGAAGACAGCGACCCAGATAAAGCACAAGAGTTggtggatgatgaagaagagttaTCGCGGTTCATTTGTCTGTTATATGATACCTTATTTCGGGAAGGTGCAAGAGTGGACGTAGCTCTGCAGCACGCGCTTGCTTCACATCCAAATCTGAGGTTTTCATGTCATCTTCCAAGTATACCATAA
- the LOC113348601 gene encoding phospholipase A I-like isoform X4 translates to MSWGLGWKRSSEIFHLTLVYGDNDNDSNSNNADETTPRSSSVSSASSSVSAAGSFQYEPGLRVELDWSAGDDEDQIALRLQSQLMVASPPPQDSVVVEINHKVDSGDDDGEDNVGVDMKVVRRREPLRLIILSKTVGSGQQSDGVGVLTRLIRSNLEGSPGIDDGALGFSEHWKSVTCLSISGCSLSVLPVELTRLPLLERLYLDNNKLTHLPPELGELRTLKVLTVDYNMLASVPVELRQCVGLVELSLEHNKLVRPLLDFRAMSELCILRLFGNPLEFLPEILPLHKLRHLSLANIRIEGNDSLKSVQVRIEMENGSYFIASRHKLSAFFSLIFRFSSCHHPLLASALAKIMQDHGNRIVVGKDENAVRQLISMMSSDNQHVIEQASSALSALAADVSVAMQLMKSDIMRPIQSLLRSVAPEELKSVLQVVVNLAFASDAVARKILTKDVLRSLKVLCAHRDSEVQRLALLAVGNLGFCIENRRTLVTSESLRELLLRLMVASDQRVYKAAARALAILGENENLRRTLRGRPIAKQGLRILAMDGGGMKGLATVQMLKQIEQGTGKRIHEMFDLICGTSTGGMLAVALGIKQMSLDECEEIYKKLGKLVFAEPTPKDNEAATWREKLDQLYKSSSQSFRVVVHGSKHSADQFERLLKEMCADEEGDLLIESAVKSIPKVFVVATLVSVAPAQPFLFRNYQYPAGIQERPLGTTEITSGSAVGTDGTGTQAGFKHCAFIGSCKHHIWQAIRASSAAPYYLDDFSDDVNRWQDGAIVANNPAIFAIREAQLLWPDAKIDCLVSIGCGSVPIKVRKGGWRYLDTGQVLIESACSTERVEEALNALLPLLPEIQYFRFEPVDERCDMELDETDPALWLKLEGATQEYMEEYSEAFKNVCDRLLLLHEEKSSDKMNSPYGRKTTLSNTVIDENSPSLGWRRMVLLVEASHSPDSGRAVYHARSLETFSARTGIRLSCINKISGFSKSAPATTFATPFASPLFTGSFPSSPLLYSPEVASQRVNRIDLVPPLSLDECQTGKSPGSPPKSPMRPRELSAPVQSLQEKLQSSPQVGIIHLALQNDAVGSILSWQNDVFVVAEPGELADRFLRSVKLSFMSMVKGRNRKETTALSKISTVADLIAYKPNFQIGCVVHRYIGRQTQVMEDDQEIGAYMFRRTVPSIHLSPDDVRWMIGAWRDRIIICSGAFGPTPSLVKAFLDSGAKAVICPSTKPPETQSATFHGSVEFNTLDNGRFEIGDEETEEEDMQQQPQQPPSPVSDWEDSDPDKAQELVDDEEELSRFICLLYDTLFREGARVDVALQHALASHPNLRFSCHLPSIP, encoded by the exons ATGTCATGGGGATTAGGATGGAAGAGATCTTCAGAAATATTTCATTTAACATTGGTATACGGTGATAATGATAACGATAGTAATAGTAATAATGCAGATGAAACAACACCTCGttcatcttcagtttcatcagcatcatcatctGTATCTGCTGCTGGTTCTTTTCAATATGAACCAGGTTTACGTGTTGAATTAGATTGGTCTGCTGGTGATGATGAAGATCAAATTGCACTTAGGTTGCAATCTCAACTTATGGTTGCTTCACCACCACCACAAGATTCTGTTGTTGTTGAAATTAATCACAAAGTTGATAGTGGTGATGATGACGGAGAAGATAATGTTGGTGTTGATATGAAAGTTGTTAGAAGAAGAGAACCATTACGGTTGATTATTTTGTCAAAGACTGTTGGATCAGGACAACAGAGTGATGGTGTTGGGGTTTTAACTCGTTTGATTCGGTCTAATTTGGAAGGATCGCCGGGGATTGATGACGGAGCTCTCGGTTTCTCCGAGCATTGGAAATCTGTTACTTGTTTAAGTATCTCTGGATGCAGTTTATCG GTATTGCCGGTGGAGTTAACCCGTCTGCCCCTTCTTGAGAGGCTATACcttgataataataaactaacaCACCTCCCCCCCGAGCTTGGTGAACTGAGAACTTTGAAAGTACTAACGGTTGACTACAACATGCTGGCATCTGTACCTG TCGAGCTCAGGCAGTGCGTTGGATTAGTGGAGTTGTCCCTGGAACATAACAAACTGGTCCGCCCTCTTCTTGATTTCAG AGCTATGTCAGAGTTATGTATTCTTAGGCTATTTGGCAATCCCCTTGAGTTTTTACCGGAAATATTGCCCTTACACAAGCTCCGCCACTTATCTCTTGCAAATATAAGGATCGAAGGAAATGACAGTTTGAAATCTGTACAAGTACGAATTGAG ATGGAGAACGGTTCCTACTTCATTGCATCTAGACACAAATTGAGTGCTTTCTTCTCGCTTATTTTCCGATTTTCTTCTTGTCATCATCCTTTACTAGCATCTGCACTGGCCAAAATCATGCAAGATCATGGGAATCGAATCGTTGTTGGTAAAGATGAGAACGCCGTGCGGCAACTCATAAGTATGATGAGCAGTGATAACCAACATGTG ATTGAACAAGCAAGCTCTGCTCTTTCAGCACTAGCAGCAGATGTTTCTGTTGCCATGCAGTTGATGAAATCGGACATCATGCGGCCCATTCAGTCATTATTGAGATCTGTGGCCCCAGAAGAATTAAAATCTGTGTTGCAAGTTGTGGTTAACTTGGCTTTTGCTTCTGATGCTGTTGCTCGAAAGATATTAACCAAAGATGTTTTGAGATCTCTGAAAGTTTTATGTGCCCACAGAGACAGTGAG GTGCAACGATTAGCTCTTCTTGCTGTCGGTAACTTGGGCTTCTGTATAGAGAACCGTCGCACTCTAGTTACTTCCGAAAGTCTGCGTGAACTTTTGCTACGCCTGATGGTGGCATCCGATCAGCGCGTGTATAAAGCTGCTGCACGTGCTTTGGCGATCCTCG GGGAGAATGAGAATCTCAGGCGAACGTTGAGAGGAAGGCCAATTGCAAAGCAAGGTTTGCGTATACTTGCAATGGATGGCGGGGGAATGAAAGGTCTAGCAACTGTCCAGATGCTTAAACAGATTGAGCAAGGAACAGGGAAGCGCATACATGAGATGTTTGACCTCATATGTGGCACATCCACTGGTGGTATGCTTGCTGTTGCTCTTGGAATCAAACAGATGAGCTTGGATGAGTGCGAAGAGATATACAAGAAGCTTG GGAAACTTGTGTTTGCTGAACCTACCCCCAAGGACAACGAAGCTGCAACTTGGAGGGAAAAGCTGGATCAACTCTACAAAAGCTCATCTCAGAGCTTTAGAGTTGTCGTACACGGGTCTAAA CACAGTGCTGATCAATTTGAGCGATTGCTGAAAGAGATGTGTGCTGATGAGGAAGGTGACCTTTTAATAGAATCGGCTGTGAAAAGCATTCCCAAAGTTTTTGTAGTGGCGACACTCGTGAGTGTAGCACCAGCGCAGCCTTTTCTGTTCCGTAATTATCAG TATCCTGCAGGCATCCAGGAGAGACCTCTTGGAACAACAGAAATTACAAGTGGCTCTGCTGTTGGGACAGATGGTACTGGTACTCAAGCTGGATTTAAGCATTGTGCTTTTATTGGAAGCTGTAAGCATCATATATGGCAGGCTATCAGAGCATCATCAGCTGCTCCATATTATCTTGACGATTTCTCAGATG ATGTGAACCGCTGGCAAGACGGTGCAATTGTGGCAAATAATCCAGCTATTTTTGCCATAAGAGAGGCACAACTGCTGTGGCCTGATGCAAAAATTGACTGTTTAGTCTCTATTGGATGTGGTTCTGTGCCGATAAAG GTTCGAAAAGGTGGGTGGCGTTATCTGGATACTGGGCAGGTTTTGATTGAGAGTGCATGCTCAACGGAACGAGTGGAGGAAGCATTAAATGCATTGTTACCGTTGCTTCCTGAAATACAATATTTTCGATTTGAACCAG TTGACGAACGATGTGATATGGAGCTGGACGAGACTGATCCTGCTTTATGGCTTAAGTTGGAAGGTGCCACACAGGAATACATGGAGGAATATTCAGAGGCCTTCAAAAATGTATGTGATAGATTACTTCTTCTTCACGAAGAAAAATCGTCAGACAAGATGAATTCTCCATATGGTCGTAAAACAACCCTTTCAAACACGG TGATAGATGAGAATAGCCCTTCTTTGGGTTGGAGGCGTATGGTGCTGCTTGTGGAAGCTTCTCATAGTCCTGATTCAGGGAGAGCAGTTTATCATGCCCGGTCCCTGGAGACATTTTCTGCCCGAACTGGCATAAGGTTATCTTGTATAAATAAAATTTCGGGGTTCTCAAAGTCTGCACCTGCAACAACTTTTGCTACGCCATTTGCTTCACCTTTGTTTACTGGAAGCTTCCCGTCAAGTCCACTTCTATACAGTCCTGAAGTTGCTTCACAGAGGGTTAACCGAATAGATTTAGTCCCTCCACTAAGCTTGGACGAGTGCCAAACTGGAAAATCACCTGGTTCACCACCAAAATCTCCTATGCGGCCTAGAGAGCTCTCAGCTCCTGTCCAATCTTTGCAGGAAAAACTTCAAAGTTCACCGCAAGTGGGCATTATACATTTGGCCCTTCAAAATGATGCTGTGGGCTCAATATTGAG TTGGCAAAATGATGTTTTTGTGGTTGCTGAACCCGGGGAACTGGCAGATAGATTTCTACGAAGTGTTAAATTAAGTTTTATGTCAATGGTCAAGGGTCGCAACAGGAAAGAAACAACAGCCTTATCAAAAATTTCAACTGTAGCTGATCTGATTGCATACAAGCCGAATTTCCAGATCGGGTGTGTCGTCCATAGGTATATTGGACGACAAACTCAA GTCATGGAGGATGACCAGGAAATTGGGGCATATATGTTCCGCCGAACAGTGCCATCGATTCACTTATCGCCAGATGATGTTCGTTGGATG ATTGGAGCATGGAGAGACAGAATAATAATCTGCAGTGGGGCATTCGGACCTACCCCAAGTTTAGTGAAGGCGTTTCTTGATAGTGGTGCCAAAGCTGTTATTTGTCCATCAACAAAACCACCAGAGACACAGTCGGCAACGTTTCATGGTTCAGTTGAATTCAACACCCTAGATAACGGGAGATTTGAGATTGGAGATGAGGAAACAGAAGAGGAAGATATGCAACAGCAACCACAGCAACCCCCAAGTCCAGTCAGTGACTGGGAAGACAGCGACCCAGATAAAGCACAAGAGTTggtggatgatgaagaagagttaTCGCGGTTCATTTGTCTGTTATATGATACCTTATTTCGGGAAGGTGCAAGAGTGGACGTAGCTCTGCAGCACGCGCTTGCTTCACATCCAAATCTGAGGTTTTCATGTCATCTTCCAAGTATACCATAA